GTGAATGCGTAGGGCCCGCTCTCGGCCTGCAATTCGATCTCAGGCCCCTCGTCACGATGAACAGGACGGATTGCCTCGATATCGCGGTGCTTGCTGGAATCGAGATACTCGAAGAGAAGCCCGATGGCCTCGCCAAGACTGGTCTTCCCGACTTCATTTGGCCCCAGCACGAGCGTGATGCCAGTGGAACCGAACTTCACTTCGGAAGCAATTATGCTCCGGTAGTTGGCGATTCGGAGACGAAGGAATTTCATGCGGCCCCCCTTGCCAGCCGGAGAAGAAGCATAAGGGCGTCGCGGGCTGCAGCGCCTTCATTCCCGCCCTGGACGATCTTGCTTCGGAGCCGTTGTACTGTTCCCGCGGCAAAGCCCGAGAACCCGAGGTCAGCGAAATCCGCATCGTCCGGGACCACGAGAAGGGCATCCTCCCGGACCTCGAACGCGCCAAACACGTCACTCGCGGCAAGAAAGTGGTTTTGCAGCACCCCTTGTAACGACAGGGAGAGCGAACCCACGAGGGTTAGCCGGAGGACCGTGCGCTCTTTGTCCTCCATGTCTTCCAGTATTTTCCGAACCGCTTCCACATCGTCGCCGGTGTTCAGGTCAACGCGACCACGTTCGGTGAACCGCCACCGCCCGATTTGAACTTCCTCGGTGGCTACACGGTCATCGCCGACCTCGACAACAAGGGCGAACGCCGACCGTGTTTCGGAGAAATCCGTGGCTTCGGGAGTCCCGGAATACCAGATGCGGTCGCCGGTACCCACCCTGGTGAGCGAATGACGGTCGCCGAGCGCCACAAAGTGAACCTTCCCTTCGCCGATTGCGCGTTCGAGCGCCGCCACCGCGATAACTCCGGCGGATTCCCGGTCGGGCGTAAGCAGGTCAACGGCCCCGTGCCCCATGCAGATGCGCGTGGTTCCACTCACTGGGGGGAGAGTTTTGAGCACTTCCTCGATAGGATTGGCGACCGGCCGCTTGGACATCCACGGCGCACCCACCAATTCCACATCGTCGGCAACCTTGAGCAGTACGGCATTCTCAACTACGTGAACATCAGCGGGCTTTCGGCCGATGAAGGTGCTTGAACGATACACGGACGCGGCATTCAGCGGGTCATGGTTCCCTGGAAGGATGTATACCGGAACGGGCACGTCCTTGAGGGCCTCCAGCGCCCGGGCGACGGTCTTTCTGTCCACCTGATTGGACTCGAAGGCATCGCCGCACACCAGCATAAACTGGCACTTCTTCTCTTTGGCGATGCGTCCCATGGTCCGAATAGCATCGAACCGCGCCTGGCTGTACCTCTCCTGGGCTCCCTCCGAAAGGAAATGGCGGGTCATCCCCAGTTGCCAGTCGCTTGTATGAAGAAAACGAATCAAGGCTTCATCCCTCCTCTCAACATTGGGCAATGGATCCGCTGCGATAGATGTAGGTCGCGGTCAGCCCCTGAAGCGTCTTAATGTCCGCGATTCTGTCGTGCGGAATGAGCAAATACTTCCACGGTTTGCCGCCCATTCGATGTATGGCTGGTTCGGACGAACGATGAATGCTGATCGGTTCAGTGTCCTCATGGCTTATTGAGTTCTAACGCGCTCGGCGTCAACCGCATGTCGCGGATGAGTGATTTCGCCGTCCCGAATTAATTCCCTGCCGCGGCATGTCGGGGTTAGGCGGTTTCATCTGGTTCAGAAGCAAAACCAGGCACATCGCGAGGTGGTCAAGATATTGAGAACCCGTCCGCATGAATCTGGACATCGTAAATGTAAGCGCCGGACAGCAGCGTGTTGGCCGCCAAGTGACGCTTGAGGTATTGACCGCAGTTGCTTCCGATGTAGCTCTCTTCCATTTCACCGATGCTGACGATAACCTCGTAACCGGCCTTGCGCAGCGCTGTGAGGATGTCGCAGTCGGCCCGGTCCTGCGATGGATCAATATATGACAACAGATTATTCTCCCGCGCACGATAGGTTGGATTGAGCGGCGTAATCTTGATGAGAAACTTGTCCGGTGAAAAGTGTCGAAGCAGTACACTCGCCTCTACCGACGTACCCTGGGCCAACGCGAAGTTCAGCGTGATCTTCCGATCACCCGGCCTGTAGAAGTGCTCCCCATACTCGGCAATCTCTCGGAAGCTCCACTTTCTCACGGGGATCATCTTCTCCCGCAGTTCCTCATCCGTCGCGTGCAGCGAGAACTGAAGCTGGAAGCCTCCGCCGGTGTATTTTTTCCGCTTGATGTCAAGCAACCTCTCGAAGAAATGCGTTGCGCCGTGCGGCGCCACGGTCGAAATGGAGGGCATAAGACCGGGGGCATAGTAGCGACGTGGCATCTCCTCCAGCACGGTCAGCACGTGGGGATTCAGAGCCGGCTCACCCATGCGGGAAAACTGAATCTTGAATTGGTGGCATGGGACATTCTCATCTGGAAATCTTCGCGTAATTAAGAAATCGATCTGCTCAAAAATCTCTTCCGCAGTTAGCTTGCCCTCATAGTGCCCACCCGCGTCGCACATTCTGCAGCCGATCGGACAGCCAAACAGGGTAGACACTAGCAAAACCCACTTCTTCTCGCGCGGAATCGGTGGCTGCACTGATTCGACGCACTCGAC
The DNA window shown above is from Candidatus Eisenbacteria bacterium and carries:
- a CDS encoding DNA repair exonuclease, whose product is MIRFLHTSDWQLGMTRHFLSEGAQERYSQARFDAIRTMGRIAKEKKCQFMLVCGDAFESNQVDRKTVARALEALKDVPVPVYILPGNHDPLNAASVYRSSTFIGRKPADVHVVENAVLLKVADDVELVGAPWMSKRPVANPIEEVLKTLPPVSGTTRICMGHGAVDLLTPDRESAGVIAVAALERAIGEGKVHFVALGDRHSLTRVGTGDRIWYSGTPEATDFSETRSAFALVVEVGDDRVATEEVQIGRWRFTERGRVDLNTGDDVEAVRKILEDMEDKERTVLRLTLVGSLSLSLQGVLQNHFLAASDVFGAFEVREDALLVVPDDADFADLGFSGFAAGTVQRLRSKIVQGGNEGAAARDALMLLLRLARGAA
- a CDS encoding radical SAM protein — translated: MKVIASAGREDVAIVYIVQFSSGKMVECVESVQPPIPREKKWVLLVSTLFGCPIGCRMCDAGGHYEGKLTAEEIFEQIDFLITRRFPDENVPCHQFKIQFSRMGEPALNPHVLTVLEEMPRRYYAPGLMPSISTVAPHGATHFFERLLDIKRKKYTGGGFQLQFSLHATDEELREKMIPVRKWSFREIAEYGEHFYRPGDRKITLNFALAQGTSVEASVLLRHFSPDKFLIKITPLNPTYRARENNLLSYIDPSQDRADCDILTALRKAGYEVIVSIGEMEESYIGSNCGQYLKRHLAANTLLSGAYIYDVQIHADGFSIS